Below is a genomic region from Pectobacterium polaris.
GCGGCGGCGTCGTCAGCGGGTGATCCGCTTTGAACGGGCCTTCCGGCATGTTCTTGAGGCACTGATCCAGAATACGTAAGCTCTGACGCAGTTCTTCAACTTTCAGCATAACGCGGCTATAACAATCGCTGATGCCGTCGCCTACTGGCACTTCAAAGTCAAAGTTTTCATAGCCGGAATACGGACGCCATTTACGCACGTCAAAACCGATACCAGTAGCACGCAGACCTGCACCCGTTACGCCCCATTCCAATGCTTCTTTCGCATTGTAGGCAGCAACGCCCTGAGTACGGCCTTTCAGAATGGTGTTCTGCAATGCAGATTTGACATAGGTGTCCAAACGAGCCGGCATCCAGTCAAGGAATTCACGCAGCAGACGTTCCCAACCGCGTGGCAGATCGTGCGCCACACCGCCAATACGGAACCACGCCGGGTGCATACGGAAGCCGGTAATCGCTTCAACCAAATCGTAAATTTTCTGGCGGTCAGTAAACGCAAAGAACACCGGTGTCATCGCACCGACGTCCTGAATATAGGTACTGATATACAGCAGATGGCTATTAATACGGAACAGCTCAGACAGCATGACGCGAATCGTCTTGACGCGATCCGGCACCTCAATGCCAGCCAGTTTTTCCACGGCCAGTACGTACGGCATTTCGTTAACGCAGCCGCCGAGGTATTCAATACGGTCAGTATAAGGAATGTAGCTGTGCCAGGACTGGCGCTCGCCCATTTTCTCCGCACCGCGATGGTGGTAACCCACATCAGGCACGCAGTCGACGATTTCTTCGCCATCCAATTGCAGGATAATACGGAACGCACCGTGTGAAGATGGGTGGTTCGGACCGAGGTTGAGGAACATGAAGTCCTCATTTTCAGTACCGCGCTTCATTCCC
It encodes:
- the nuoC gene encoding NADH-quinone oxidoreductase subunit C/D, which gives rise to MTDLTTHDLAQPGWQTRDHLNDPVVGELCNRFGPDAFTVQATRTGIPVVWVKREQLLDVVAFLKKQPKPYVMLFDLHGMDERLRTHREGLPAADYSVFYHLISIERNRDIMLKVALAENDMHLPTVTKLFPNANWYERETWEMFGMTFDGHPHLTRIMMPQTWEGHPLRKDYPARATEFDPFELTKQKEDLEMESLTFKPEEWGMKRGTENEDFMFLNLGPNHPSSHGAFRIILQLDGEEIVDCVPDVGYHHRGAEKMGERQSWHSYIPYTDRIEYLGGCVNEMPYVLAVEKLAGIEVPDRVKTIRVMLSELFRINSHLLYISTYIQDVGAMTPVFFAFTDRQKIYDLVEAITGFRMHPAWFRIGGVAHDLPRGWERLLREFLDWMPARLDTYVKSALQNTILKGRTQGVAAYNAKEALEWGVTGAGLRATGIGFDVRKWRPYSGYENFDFEVPVGDGISDCYSRVMLKVEELRQSLRILDQCLKNMPEGPFKADHPLTTPPPKERTLQHIDTLINHFLQVSWGPVMPANESFQMVEATKGINSYYLTSDGGTMSYRTRIRTPSYAHLQQIPSVIRGCLVSDLIVYLGSIDFVMSDVDR